One Rhinoraja longicauda isolate Sanriku21f chromosome 21, sRhiLon1.1, whole genome shotgun sequence genomic region harbors:
- the LOC144603863 gene encoding actin-related protein 2/3 complex subunit 1A-B, whose product MSRHQFLFEPITCHAWNQDRTQIALSPNNHEVHIYKKSGNQWIKTHELKEHNGRITGIDWAPQSDRIVTCGADRNAYVWSQKDGVWKPTLVILRINRAATFVKWSPQENKFAVGSGARLISVCYFEGENDWWVSKHIKKPIRSTILSLDWHPNNVLLAAGSCDFKCRVFSAYIKEVDTKPVATPWGSKMPFGQVMAEFGGASSGGWVHSVSFSATGNRLAWVSHDSTVSVVDTGRNMTVSQMKTEFLPLLSVIFVSETSIVAAGHDCCPMLFVYDDRGSLNYISKLDIPKQSIQRNISAMQRFHNLDRRATTEDRNTTLETLHQNSITQVSIYEGDKRDCWKFCTTGIDGAMTIWDLKTLESSIQGMRIM is encoded by the exons ATGTCTCGCCATCAATTCTTGTTTGAACCAATTACATGTCATGCCTGGAATCAAGATCGGACAC AGATAGCACTTAGTCCCAATAACCACGAGGTTCATATTTATAAGAAAAGTGGCAATCAGTGGATCAAGACTCATGAACTGAAAGAGCATAATGGTCGAATAACAG GCATTGATTGGGCTCCCCAGAGTGATCGCATTGTGACCTGTGGTGCTGACCGTAATGCTTATGTATGGAGTCAGAAAGACGGTGTGTGGAAGCCAACCTTGGTCATTCTAAGAATTAATCGTGCTGCCACATTTGTTAAGTGGTCTCCTCAGGAAAATAAGTTTGCTGTAGGCAGTGGTGCCCGGCTGATCTCAGTGTGCTACTTTGAAGGGGAAAATGATTG GTGGGTGAGTAAACACATTAAGAAGCCAATTCGTTCTACTATCCTTAGCCTTGACTGGCATCCCAATAATGTCTTACTGGCAGCAGGTTCATGTGACTTCAAATGCAG AGTTTTTTCTGCGTACATTAAAGAAGTAGACACAAAGCCTGTGGCCACACCTTGGGGTTCTAAAATGCCTTTTGGACAGGTGATGGCAGAGTTTGGTGGTGCCAGTAGTGGTGGATGGGTCCACAGTGTTTCTTTCTCTGCCACAGGAAACCGCCTGGCATGGGTCAGTCACGACAGCACTGTATCTGTTGTTGACACTGGTAGAAATATGAC GGTTTCTCAAATGAAGACTGAATTTCTCCCCCTGTTGAGTGTGATTTTTGTCTCTGAAACTAGCATAGTGGCAGCA GGCCATGACTGCTGTCCGATGCTTTTCGTATACGACGATCGTGGCTCTTTAAACTACATCTCCAAGCTAGACATTCCAAAGCAGAGCATTCAACGCAACATCTCTGCTATGCAGCGTTTCCACAATCTGGATAGAAGGGCTACCACAGAGGATCGAAACACCACACTCGAGACCCTCCACCAGAACAGCATCAC ccaAGTCTCCATATATGAAGGCGATAAGAGAGATTGTTGGAAGTTTTGCACTACTGGGATTGACGGTGCGATGACAATTTGGGATTTGAAG ACTCTGGAATCCTCAATCCAAGGCATGCGTATCATGTGA